The region CAAGGCCAATTGCGATCAGGACGATCAAGGCAGTTGCGCCCAGCCCAAACAGGACCTTTCGAACGAACCGCACTTGTCAGTCTCTTTGAGCGAGATCAGTGATGGAGGATCTGGCTGAGGAAGAGCTTGGTCCGCTCATGGCGGGGATTGGTGAAGAACTCCTCGGGTTCGTTCTCTTCCACGATCTGTCCTGCATCCATGAAGATGACGCGGTTGGCAACCTTGCGGGCAAAGCCCATTTCATGGGTCACGCAGACCATGGTCATGCCTTCTTCAGCAAGACCGACCATTACGTCCAGAACTTCCTTGATCATTTCCGGATCAAGTGCCGACGTCGGTTCATCGAACAGCATGATCTTCGGGCTCATGCACAGTGAACGGGCGATCGCCACGCGCTGTTGCTGGCCGCCGGAAAGCTGCCCCGGGTATTTGAGAGCCTGCTCGGGGATCTTGACGCGCTCCAGGTAGTGCATCGCGACTTCCTCGGCCTGCCTCTTCGGCATCTTGCGCACCCAGATGGGTGCCAAGGTGCAGTTTTCCAGAATGGTCAGGTGCGGGAACAGGTTGAAGTGCTGAAAGCACATTCCGACTTCCCGCCGGATCTCGTCGATCTTCTTCAGATCATTGGTGAGTTCGATGCCGTCGACGATGATGTCGCCGGCCTGGTGTTCTTCCAGGCGGTTGATGCAACGGATCATGGTGGACTTGCCCGAACCGGACGGGCCGCAGACGACAATACGCTCGCCGCGCATGACCTTGAGGTTGATGTCGCGCAGAACGTGGAAGTCTCCAAACCACTTGTTCATGT is a window of Roseibium salinum DNA encoding:
- a CDS encoding amino acid ABC transporter ATP-binding protein, producing the protein MTGTTVRDDEIAADLTKMKISDTDVAVEIKNMNKWFGDFHVLRDINLKVMRGERIVVCGPSGSGKSTMIRCINRLEEHQAGDIIVDGIELTNDLKKIDEIRREVGMCFQHFNLFPHLTILENCTLAPIWVRKMPKRQAEEVAMHYLERVKIPEQALKYPGQLSGGQQQRVAIARSLCMSPKIMLFDEPTSALDPEMIKEVLDVMVGLAEEGMTMVCVTHEMGFARKVANRVIFMDAGQIVEENEPEEFFTNPRHERTKLFLSQILHH